GTAAAATGTGTTGATTTAGGGATGTATAGGCATATGTCtcattagaaaaatttcaactaaAGTTGACCAATTAGAAAAATACAAGGACTAAatctaaaatttcaataaaatatagggactaatagAGAAATTTAACCGAATAAATTTTAAGTCAAACTgaattagttcaaaattattacGTTGAAGATAAGGCTAAGTCTTACTTTATTacaaatttcagcttatacaagCAGTACGCACAAATAAGAAATGATGGAAACACCCACACTACGACATGCCGACTATACGCGAAGAATTTCTCACTAGTTTTATCAAGCATTTCTATCATTTAATAAAAATAGCAATTTAAATAGAGCTTCACTTAATCATCGAAGAAAAATAGCATTAAATCAATTACTTTGCAAAATAAATTTAGAATGCAAAGAatcacaaaataattttaaaatatcaagcAATTAAATTGACCACAAAATAAGTCGATCAAAATTCAATGGTCACAAATCGAATTttctaagcatttaatgcttagatGCGAGAAATCCTCGACGACCTTCACTTTCAACAATTCGCCTAACTCTTTGGCTTCAATAGAGAAAAACATACGAATTCATTAGAAACAACTATAAGTTATCAACTCCATGGCTATTAGTGTGGTTTTAATctttaaacaaaatttaattattcCAATTAGTGAAATTAATTTGATTGTATATCTAGTTTaaacatattttcaatttaatcattattcgaACACTAATTATCTTACACCATGTCTATATGTATCGACTAAAATAAATTagctttaatatataaaaattaatctaaACATAACTATGATTGAATTAATCTACCAAATCAATTTATAGCGATCCGAattaaataaactttaatataagCAAACTAATGTAAAATTTCCACCACATTTACCTTAGCCTCtcacaattaattaattagtcTAAATTTAACTCAAATCAAGTCATCTTCGGCTAcaccaaattcaatttaattatttaattaatctaaatttaactcaaatcaagttcaatttaattatttatatttagccCAATTAGTATCCATTGGCTTGTACCGAGACTACACGCATAGTAAATGGCTAGTAATCGAATGGATTTAACTGTTATTGTTTGGGTTaggagtaaaatttcaactaaagTTGACcaattagaaaaataaaaggactaaatctaaaattttggtaaagtatagggactaattgaGAAATTTAACCGAATAAATATTATGTCAAACTgaattagttcaaaattattagGTTGAAGATAAAGCTAAGTCTTCCTTTATTacaaatttcagcttatacaaaACTATTTAATcttgtaaatatttttttcttttttttttaatctacaCTAGTAAATTTATCTTTGTTAGTGTATAAGtgggatttttattttattttatttgggttTTCCAATTTTACTATAAGTTGAAAAACGATCTGAGAATCCTTGTAGGTATAGGAAAACTTAATTTTCAAACTCCAAAAGAAATAGGAATTCTCATGTTGGTGAGAATGGTTTATTTCACTTTTTATAGAGCTTCTGCTTCTTCTTCTCTGCCCTTTTCACTGCATTGTACGTAGTCAAGAAAAGAAGAAACGATGGGtttaaaggaaaatgatgaagatcgGAGTCCCTTCCAGTGCTTGCTAGATGCGGCTGCCTTGGTAGAGAGGTTGGACGAAGAAACGATGAGACTGAAACTGAAACAAGGGTTGAACAAAATTGACGACAACAACTCGTCTGGCGTTGATACCCGACCCACAAACTATACAACTGTGAGAATATTTGGAACTGATGTTATAATTGCTGCCATCGACGAAGACGTGATTACGAACCAGCCTCCAGCTGGTTCTTCAAAGAAACGAAAAGAAAGGGTTGAGTCAAGTAGAGCAAAGCAGCCGATGCCGAAACAGAAAAGGAAAAAGCTCAAGCACGAGGCTACTTTTGGGGCTCAACCCTGTTTGCCCCAAAGGTTCAAAGAGATGATCAAATGCATGGATGGAAGCGACGAGAAACTAATTATACAAAAGGCACTCTACAAAACTGATTTGAGCAAGCACCACGGACGTCTCTCCATACCCATGAATCAAGTCGAGGTCGAGTTTCTTACAGATGAAGAGCTGAAACAAAGCAGCAAGGAGGGGATAGAAGCATTGGTGATTGAGCCATGTTTGAAAACCAGGGACATGAGTTTGAGAATATGGGACATGCCAAAGCCAACAGGCCGTTTCAGCTCCCTCTATGTCTTAGTAACTGGGTGGAAATCCGTGGTAGAAGGTAATGACTTGAAGGTAGGTGATGTGATTCAAGTGTGATCATTTCGGGTCAATTCCAAACTATGTCTTGCACTCGTAATTGTTCCTTGAACAAGGAAGACGAAGCTAGATTTCAGATTGGACTGGAGTTGTTCCAAATTCAAGGCGGTTGTAATTTTGTTTGAcattatttcttaattttttgaatttcttGTATTGGAAACATCTATCCACCCATGCAACTCTTCTctgtttttctttatattttcaaTCTAATTTACCTAGAAATATTCTGCTGCAGTTGtttgttgacaaaaaaaaatcaataaaacaaaatatttcttTAACAATATTTGGCATGTTGATTTAGGGATGTATAGGCATATGTCTCATTATTTTGTACATGACACAAATaggaaatatatatacatatgtaattCAATGGCACAACACAAAGATAATTCAATGTCCCTTTGTACGCCGTCCGAATCGTTGAAGAATCAATTAGGTTGCTCAAATCTTGGCAGGCTGTTGATCTCTTCAGCTCTGGTACACCTGAAATGCCATTTTTCTGCAGCTATCAATGGATaactattaatatttttaaacttttatgaaatTAAGGAACAGGAACTCCTACTCTTTATTTGGAACTTTTAGGATTTTAACACTTGAAAGTACAAATCTGCAAACTAAACATAGTGTATCTGAACAAGAGATTGAATATCGAAAGATGAACCATTTTTTTGTGGATCATTTCTCATGCATACACATCCAAACATCCGTAGTAAGGAAAGGCACATATATAACAGAGACAAATGACTATCATCGGATTTTCTTGCAATCGAGATATCAGGAAGCACTACAAAGCTCAATGATACTTGAGGCCAGTTGTCATAGCCGATACAATGCCATTGCTGCTTCACCATCttcagcctttttttttttttggtctttTAGAGGTCAACGATTGTTGGCTTTTAAGACCCCATGGATTGGATCTCTGGCTTGAGAGATGACTGTGCAATGGTGTCTTTTGTTTGGTCAAATTATATATATGGCCTTGTACTATTGCATTTTCTGTAGCATACTATGACGTTTTTAGGGGAAAATTAGGCGAATATGCCAATtttcgaaaaaaaaaattaaggagtTCGGCcaattttttagaaaattttggaTACAAGTCGATTTCGCAGAGCGACGTTGTCACGTAACTAAACCAGAACCCTAGATCATCTTTTGCCTCATTGTCGTTGGTGGTTAGAAGCCATGACTTGGGCAAGTTGTTGACCAGTAGCCTTTGCAGCAACGTTTTTAAGAAACCATTGGTTTCACTATGTTTAACATGCGGTTGAGGATGTGTCGAAGATGATGATCTTGTTTCACCAAATCTTGAACACATTGGTGATCAAGTTGTATTTCTTTTTAGTTGTACACTAACTATCCTACACTATCTCTACATGTATCAACTCAAATAAATTAGCTTTAATATATGCAAATTAATCTAAATATaactcaaattaaattaatttatcaaaTCAATTTGCAATGATTCAattaaataaactttaatataagCAAATTAATGTGAAAATTCCACCATATTTAACTTAGCCTctcacaattaattaatttaaatttaactcaacAAGTTATCTTCAACTACaccaatttcaatttaattatttctatttagcCCAATTATTATCGATATGCTTATACTAATTTACCTAAACCGTCAAATTAAAAGTTAGACTAATTTAAAATTAAGCTACCTGAATTCTAGTCAATTAATTCTAAACAAATTTtagctatttaattaattttaagaaTCTACGGATACatcaaattttaatcaaattaactGATGGAACAGAACTTCATAACTCCACCACTAACCAGTTAATCCGAAACAAGAATTAACCTTAAATCTAGTAGCCAGTCACAATAACATTAAAAATTGCAGCAACTAAACCGATTTTAATGGCCCCTTACTTGAAACGACTAACAACAACAATATATAGGAGTAATGATCAGCAATTGGCAGCATCTTAGAGCAGCAATTTTGGAGATAATTAACCGCAATAACTGAGGTGGTGAAGGCAGCAAAATTAATGAAATAGCTAGCAGAAATGGCAGCAACTTGAAGTGCGACACAGCAGCAAAATTGAGGCGATAAGCAGCATATCGAATCAGTAAAATTGGAGCACCAAACGGAATCAAAGATGAAGCCAAAGAGCATTGAAGGAAAGCAGCTTACTGGATGGCATAAAGAGCTGCTATTTGGGTGAAATTACAGCAGAGGCTTCGATGTTTTGCAGTACAAATTTCCTAATTCGTACAATTCCATGAAGTTATTTTTAATAGCGAATtgcaattttttttcaatttcaataaACAAAATCCTCAATTCATTTTAAACATTTCGAGTATAACATAACTAGCTTTAGAAACAATCTAAATATTTCATATAGCATTTCACAATAAACATCATTAACAATTTATCAATTTTCTAGAAGGCATCAATAAGaattcatatattaaaattacTCGAGTAACACATGATGGAAATACATTCAGACACACAAGTGCCCAAGCAAACACTAAACGGTCGATGAAAATGGTGCAATCGTCAATAATGACAACTGTATGGGGCCAAATCTGTCCGgtccaaacaaaaaaaaagtaaataaagtccatttacaaaaaaaaaacatactaGCCCAAATTACAAGCCCAAACCTAACCCAAATCTACTCAAGCCCAAACCAATACCAAACCTTAAAAGgcccaaaacataaaaaataacaaaaacccTAGTCTCCCTAAGGCCATCCGTGCACAGCAACCTCCGCCTTGTCAGTGAGCTTGTCGCCCAAAGGTTGACGCCTCGTCTGCCCCTTTCACCGAAATGGCAAGGCGCGGCTCCCTAGCGCCATTGACCTTGCAATGGATACCTGCAAAGAAAAAGAAACGAGATAGGTGACAGAAATAATAGAAACAacggaaaaaaagaaaaagaaatatatatatatatatatatgtaatcgGTTATAAAATCCATAACATTGAGGAGTATTTTTACGAGATTTTGAAATAAAAGAGAACAAAGAAAACAAAAGGTAGcttatttttctcattttttatttttttaaaaaacataataaagaaaaatataagaCCCTTTTACCTGTCGTTTCGCCTTTTGCTCGCCCTCGTCGGAGACCATCTCTGGCCCTGAATATCTTAGAGCCCACTAGGGTTCTGCCAAGGGTTCAATGAGCGCGCAAGGCTAAGAGTtgtgttttctttttttcttttttttttaatttaatttttccctTCTTTCTAATTTTTAGAAGGCATTAGCCTTCAGATTTGGCTCCTAAGGGATTAAATAGGgctaaaaaatgattttttttaactcCACCACCGGGAACGATTTATAGTCGCCGCCTCGATTACCATGATGCCGGTGGCCATGTCGGGGCGACGACAACCCTATGACCTGACTTAGAGACGCGTtcaaagaaaaaaagggaaagaagagaactttaaaaaaaaacgTAGGAAAGAAGTACGACCCAAAACAACATCGTTTTGAAATACAACCCGAATCTCCCCTAGGATCAGCGTGTTTTGCATCGAGGGGATAATTTCCATTTCGGTCCCTCCGCTTTTTTGCATCTTTCTAGTTTTGTCCTATTTCacctttatttgttttatttttatccttttattttattcttgtacaatttagtcccttgaccCACTGTTGACCCTTTGAGGGAAGGACACTTGTAATATGGGTGGGATAATACCCCTTTCGGTCCCTTTTCATTTTCGcatttcaattttgtcctttatatcccttttttttttatttaggcaTCAGATTTTTTTGgacttccaatttagtcctttattcccctttctttatttattttttaacttaTGCTTTAAGTTtcgcttaaatttcaatttaatcccttatttGGTTAGCTTTGCCTCTTTATTTACTACATCATTTATTAGCACTtaaaatttatacattttattttatcaatttactATATCacttattatacattttatttttattttatccttGTTAtccttgttattattttatttattcatattaGTACTATGATAGTAATCATGACATGATTATCGCTATTACAACTATAAATTGATgctttttattatcattatagttGCATTGATATTACTCACTAGCATAGCATTTCTTCTGCTTTTTATCTTCTTATGTTTCttcatctatttatttatttattcattcgtttatttatcattttaacgTCATCATTTCATTTTACCTACTACCATTTTACTTCATTTTGCCAATCACCATGCCATTTATcatgttaaaatatatttatccaTTTTATTACTACAcctaaacatattaaaaaatatatcgtCTTAAAAAGTTACATTCGTTCTACCTAACATATAGGAAATATTTAAAACCGAGGCAATGTTCATTATTTTTGGGATTCAAGGAGTCGTGCTCCTAACTTACGGAATATGATATCTTCTTAGAACCAAAATAACCGAATATCCTATTTAAATTAAAACAAGATTAAAGTAAGGATCAAATGGTGATTATTCTTGTTTTTGAGGATTCAAAGcatcgtgtcctaacttatggGGCATCACCTTTTCTTCTCTACTAACTAGAAATAAgacctttttgtaaaatttaatttagttaggtgattttaattaaaaagaacaTCATACAAAGAGGGCTCATGTTTTAATTTGGAATATCAATTTTCGACATCAAAACatcaagtaatcaactaggtaccaattttggatttttgtcttgcaaaccatcaaactaaacaaattgttgTACTATCTGAATAGTGTTCAACTACAGTTTGAAATTATTTGCAGTAATAGTAGGtctcacaatactcgattcagccccagTTAGAGTGGGCTTGGCATAATTGACCATAGTACGAGGAACGGGATTTGGCTTTGCAGGATttgcagcaatcgcaggaggcagctgattattctgattatcaCCCATCTCctcaataataataacatcctcTTGATTGTCTACTATACTCTGTCGACTCTGCCTTGCTTCTCTACGGTTTCTGCACACTGTACTTTCAATTTCTAtgtcaaacagtaatggtcccgacgggtttcttctagtcataaactaaaggaacctgccataagcaaataaaagaaaaactagaaaacaaaaattaaactaaaaaaaaaataaaatgcaacaaaaataaatggccaaattaataaaaataaaatgttcctaatattttagtccccagcaacggtgccaaaaactcgatggtcactaaactaactataattaggaaaaaggcaagcgcacctattgaacaaTAGTGTAGCTATGGTGAGtaaggaatatcgtatccacgaggattaaaagtactagtaattactgtttTCCTACTATTTAGCCGACAAATTGAagtgattgtttttaatctaaatttactaatCTAATTTAACTACGAACACAACGAATAATGAAATGGGAAAATAATCGAAGATAACCAATGAGAAAGACCATATCcaggaaaaaatccacctagacttcacctattattttgaatctaaattaaacaatttattcacttatgtcttgatccgtagaaatccctaaattacgttaatatctctttcgagactaaaaacaacttacagtaggttgattaattgaaatctctttctaattaaaacccctattttcgcattaactcgatctatggattcctctatcagatttgactctaatccggtagatttatgtcgtcctatttttaggattgcatgcaactccactcaattatgttaGATTTACTCTTAAATAAGGACTTTTGCTCTGCcaaaataagcacattaaacatgaattaatatcctaaaaatattaaaacacgaaATAGACATACATAAATGAGAagaagaatcaagtatttatgacagaaaaatagaaattaaataataagattcatcataggttttatcctccctaggtatctagggcaTTTAGATTATAATCCTGAatagaaacatctcaaagttaaGATAACAACAAGACaaaaagaaactcaataaaacttcggaggaaattaaatggagatctatgatcttgaaggagatccactTCCGAGTTGATTCTGATGGCGTTCTTCGAGTGTTATATTCAATCTTCTCTTAGTGCCCCCTTAGAtcttcttctaattggtatttatagacttcaGAATGCTCTCAAAAAAGCCTAAAAATTAGGTTTTTCCACGTATTTGGGAAGAATGGTGCGATATCGACacgagctggcacatgggcgtgtggccagcccgtgtggaaatgTTCAGGCTGTGTGGATCTTGAAAACAACTCTTTTTTTCgagttttggcttatttttcggTCATTTCACTcctctatgctcacctaagtatagaaatatgaatttaaaggattaggagcttCAAGTTCACTAATTTGTacaattaatcatccaaaaacgcgTTAAGAataggattaaaatatgttacttttatagcttatcaatCTAGTTTaaacatattttcaatttaatcattattcaaGCACTAATGATCCTACACCATGTCTACATGTATCGACTCAAATAAATAGGCTTTAATATATGCAAATTAATCTAAACATAACTCCAACTAAATCAATTTATAGCGATCCGAattaaataaactttaatataagCAAAATAATGTAAAATTTCCACCACATTTACCTTAGCCTctcacaattaattaattaatctaaatttaACTCAAATCAAGTCATCTTCGGCTACACCAAATTCAATTTAGTTATTTAATAAATCTAAATTTAACTCAAATCAAGTTCAATTGAATTATTTCTATTTAGGCCAATTAGTATCCATAGGCTTCTACCGAGACTACATGCATAGTAAATGGCTAGTACTCGAACGGATTTAACCGTTATTGTTTGGGTTAGGAGTAGAATTTCAACTAAAATTGACCAACTAGAAAAATACAAGGACTAAGTCTAAAATTTTGgtaaagtacagggactaattgAGAAATTTAACCGAGTAAATATTAAGTCAAACTgaattagttcaaaattattacGTTGAATATAAGGCTAAGTCTTCCTTTATTACAAAATTCAGCTTATACAAAACTATTTAATCTTGTAAATATCTTGCCTTTTTTTTTAATCTACACCAATAAATTTATCTTAGTTAGTGTATGtgggatttttattttattttatttgggttTTCCAATTTTATTATAAGTTGAAAAACGATCTGAGAATCCTTGTAGGTATAGGAAAACTTAATTTTCAAACTCCAAAAGAAATAGGAATTCTCATGTTGGTGAGAATGGTTTATTTCACTTTTATAGAGCTTCGCTTCTTCTTCTCTGCCCTTTTCACTTTGCATTGTACGTACTCAAGAAAAGAAGAAACGATGGGtttaaaggaaaatgatgaagatcgAGTCCCTTCCAAAGCTTGCTAGATGCGGCTACCTTGGTAGGGAGGTTGGACGAAGAAACGATGAGACTGAAATCAAACAAGGGTTGAACAAAATTGACGATAACAACTCGTCAGGCGTTGATACCCGACCCACAAACTATACAATTGTGAGAATATTTGGGCCGATGTTATAATTGCTGCCATCGACGAATACGTGATTACGAACCACCTCCACTTGTTCTTCAAAGAAACGAAAAGAAAGGGTTGAGTCAAGTAGAGCAAAGCAAACGATGCCAAACGAAAAAGGAAAAAGCTCAAGCACGAGGCTACTTTTGGGGCTCAACCTGTTTGCCCCAAAGGTTCAAAGAGATGATCAAATGCATGGATGGAAGCGAGGATAAACTAATTATACAAAAGGCACTCTACAAAACCGATTTGAGCAAGCACCACGGACGTCTCTCCATACCCATGAATCAAGTCGAGGTCGAGTTTCTTATAGATGAAGAGCTAAAACAAAGCACAAGGAGGGATAGAAGCATTGGTGATTGAGCCATGTTTGAAAACCGAGGACATGAGTTTGAGAATATGGGACATGCCAAAGCCAACAGCGATTTCAAATCAAATCTATGTCTTAGTAACTGGATGGAAATCGGTGGTAGAAGGTAATGACTTGAAGGTAGGTGATGTGATTCAAGTGTGGTCATTTCGGGTCAATTCCAAACTATGTTTTGCACTCGTAATTATTCCTTGAACAAGGAAGACGAAGCTAGATTTTAGATTGGACTGGAGTTGTCCCAAATTCAAGGCGGCTGTAATTTTAATTGCCattatgatatacatgttttCATTGGAAAACAATATCAACGGAGGAATAGGAATTAGAATtctacatttatttaatttctttgggagttttagttttactaggttttttatttccttataaactttaaattaggAATTCTATTAGGACTTTAAATTAGGAATTAGATTAGATTTTCCTTTGTAATTAACGACCTATAAAAAGGCCGCCAATATGAAATAAAAGGGGTTTATTTTTTATCACAAACGTTAGTTTGGGAAGGGGTTCGATCAAAGACGAATCGCCTTTGAGTAACTATAGGTCGAAGCAAGGATACTTTCTCGTCTAGACACGTGACTAGATCTTACACCAAGGCGCATAACAACTTGGTATCGAGTCGATTGTCATGGGTGACGAAAAAACTTTGACACCAAGTGGAGGCATTTATGGAACAAATGGCTACAAGGCAACAAGCATTAGAGGAGCAGATGGCGATTTTATCTCTTCGGTCCAAAAGACAACGAAGAGAATTTAGAAAAAATAACGAAGAACAAGGCGGAAGGAGGCGGAAA
This window of the Gossypium arboreum isolate Shixiya-1 chromosome 12, ASM2569848v2, whole genome shotgun sequence genome carries:
- the LOC108484756 gene encoding putative B3 domain-containing protein At3g24850, with the protein product MGLKENDEDRSPFQCLLDAAALVERLDEETMRLKLKQGLNKIDDNNSSGVDTRPTNYTTVRIFGTDVIIAAIDEDVITNQPPAGSSKKRKERVESSRAKQPMPKQKRKKLKHEATFGAQPCLPQRFKEMIKCMDGSDEKLIIQKALYKTDLSKHHGRLSIPMNQVEVEFLTDEELKQSSKEGIEALVIEPCLKTRDMSLRIWDMPKPTGRFSSLYVLVTGWKSVVEGNDLKVGDVIQV